caaacttaCATTTGTGTCATATCATGTTATAATGGCATGCATCTAATAAGAAATCTTTAATTGACTCGCTTTGCATGTATAGAATATTTTCTGATTCatatatctttcttttattcAGTCTGTCAAGGTGTTCGTTATGGGTTGAGTTGGTGGAGCCAGATTATTTAATCCTTATAATTTCTCtgtgatttaatttaatttttttaatccttttccCCCCTGCTTGGTGATGGcttcttccttttatatatttactttCTTTCCTGTTCATTTTACTTAGGGAGTTTTGGACATCACAACAACAGAGGTCGCAGACTATTTAGTTGGAGGTACCATGGCTTGTGAAGATTCCTGCTTTGATGCCATTATAGAGAAGAGGATCCCATTAGTCCTAACCGTTGGAGCGTTAGACATGGTCAACTTTGGAGCTAAAGATACCATACCTTCTAAGTTTCAGCAAAGAAAGATTCATGAGCATAATAAGCAGGTGATGAGTCTCTACAACCCTTATCCTTCTCTTTGATCTTTGTCATTttattctggcattattttagGCATTTGAGTGCTTCGATTTTCAAGATACTACTAAAATTTATCGTTTTAATGTTAATTTATGCATATGACAAAAGAGGTTTCATTTTCCTTGTGATTCTAATGGAAAAACAAAGTCTCtgatctttgtttgtttctctgCTGGAAGATTGGAATCTCATGTGTTATGCCATAGCAATTGTAATACATCCTCATCTCTGATAAATTATACATCAGAGTGTGTATGACAGAATCTATATTGCTGTTTTTAGGTTTCACTGATGCGAACTACGCCAGATGAGAATAAAGGATTTGCTGAGTTTATAGCAAACAAACTAAACAAGTCATCATCAAAGATCTGTATTTGCCTGCCACAAAAGGATATCTCTGCGCTGGATGTGCAAGGGATGCCCTTTTATGATCTCTAGGCTACTACTAGTCTTATAAATGAACCACAAAGACTTATTCAGACAAATGAAGATTGACAGGATCATTATTGCTCATTTACTAGAGCGTGTCTGATAGGAGCTAAAGCTGCTGAAGTCAGTCATGCTGAGCTAGAGTTAGTTATGCTGAGCTGGAGTTATTCTGTTATCATTGTTACAGGTAGTTGGTATAACTAATTAGCAGTTAGTCAGTAGCTTCAGTGTAATGGAATTGGCATTGTAAAGCCTATAAAGGGGACtatatgaattgtaaagaatcATTCAGAATATTAATGCAGAGCTTCTCTCTATTcacttgtctctctctctctctctctctctttctcgtctGCAATTTCCTTAGGAGGCCTAGTTCCTTTGAAGAACTACTCAactttctctctatttttcttgaaatGAATTGTctctatcaagtggtatcagagcctagttTTGTCACAATGACAGAAACTTGATCCTTGTCTACTCTTACTGAAGAGGTGAATGCACATTTAAAGACAACTAAGTTCCATCAAGATGAGATGCATGAGATTCATCAAAAGTTGGATGCAGTGACTAGTGTGCTGCAAACCTTATCCGAGATTGTGCAAAATTTTATAGAAGTTGGGCATCGTTGGCAGCAGAGACTTTCATTTCCAGGTGGCTCAAATCAACAAGAATCAGTTTTGACTGTTATTCCAAGAGCTGTAAGGCTGGAGTTCCCTCAATTCAAGGGGGAGAATCCATTGAGGTGGGTTTATAAGGTTCACCAATTTTTTCCAATTATACAATACTCCACCTAACTAGAAAATTTTGTTGGCCTCATATCATATGGAAGATAAAGCTCTGGTATGGTTTCAGGATGTTGAGGAATCTGGGCAGTTCATGAGTTGGGAAGCATTTGTGAGAGCCTTACATGTTAGGTTTGGTGCACCAGCCTATGATGACCCTCTAACTAGGCTAAGACAAGTGAGTTCAGTAGCTATCTACGATGGCCAATTTTAGGCATTGTCTAATCGAATCAATGAAATCTCTGAGAAGCACAAGCTGAGTTGTTTTCTGAGTGGGTTGAAGGATGAAATAAGGTTGCCAGTGAGAATGTTGAATCCTCAGAATCTGAACACAGCATTTGGACTTGCAAAAATCCAGGAAGAATACCTTCCAGCTAGTAAGAAGATAAGGCCATGGAATGATAATCAGAAGGGATTAATTTTTGGTCCACCACCATTGATCAAGAATGAAGCTAGGGATGCCAAATTGCCAATTTAGAAGCTGTCACCATCTCAGGTAgaggaaaggaagaagaagggcTAATGTTTTCATTGTGATGATAAGTGGGTTGTTGGTCACCAATGTGAAACCCCTAGAATCTTTTTGTTGGAAGGGTTACAACAACAATTGACCTGTTCATATGAGGTAGATCCTAAGGATGAGTCAATGGAGGAAGTTAGTGACCATTTGGAGAGTTCACAAGCCATAGTAGAAGGGATCGTTGAAATTACTCTTTATGCTTTGCTTGGTAGTCCATCACCAGGTACTATGAGAGTATAGGGAAGGATTAACAACCAAGAAATGATAATCTTGATTGATTCTGGTAGCACTCATAATTTCTTAGATGTGTCTATGTGGATGTCCTTGCAATTACCTTTATCTACTGCAGACTGTTTTGGGGTGAAGGTAGCTAATGGAGCTATGTTAAGAACAAAGGGAGCTTGAAAATACAAGGCACTAATTTCTTGTTAGATTTGAATGTGTTGGTTTTGGGAGGCTGTGTTGTAGTTTTTGAGAATCAATGGTTATACACTTTGGGCTTGATTCAATGATATTTCAAGAAGCTGACAATGGAGTTCATTCAGCAGGGGAAACCAGTTTTGCTTCAAGGATTAAGACTGTCTGGTCTGCTCTTCAAGATGCTGATGTTTTCTTCAAGCCAACCATCAAGAAAGGCTTACTGTTGCAGATCATCAACTGCAAAACCAGTTCAACAACATGCTGAGATTGACAACTTGCTGCAAGAATTCAATAAGGTCTTTGCTCTACCTATTGATCTACCACCTTATAGAGCCATGAACATCAGATTGTGTCAAAGGAGGGCACTCAACCCATTTGCGAAAGGCCTTACAGGTATCCATTTTATCAAAAGTCTTCCAGAGACCAGCTGCCTTGTTCTTTTAGTGGCTCTTTGTTTGACTAGTCTCGGGCTTGGGGGCTCACATCTAGTGAATCTCTCCCCTTATTCCTAAACTCTCTTCtcctttgtaattaattttctgttttgttttctttttctctgtaatttttggttttctttgttcctttcatgcataaagtagtttcttgaatatacttctttctttcttatcaaatttttttttttttttgaaatcagaAGTCTGAAGTAgaaaaaattatgcatgatTTACTTGAGGCTTGTTCTATTAGAGTGAGTCACAATCCATTTTCTTCTCTTGTCTTACTAGTGAGAAAAGCAGATGATAGTTGGAGAATATGTGTTGAGTCTATATATCTCTAAATCAAGCTACTAATAAGGATAAATATCCTATTCTAATTGTGGATGAGTTGATTGATGAATTGGGATGCTACAATTTTCTCTAAGTtagacttatcaaaaaaaaaatttttctctaAGTTAGACCTTAGATTTGGTTACCACCAAATTAGAATGAAAGATTATGATATACCTAAGACAACATTTAGAACCCATGAAGGGCACTATGAATTGAATTTCTGATTATGCCCTTTGGATTAACTAATGCTTTATCTACTTTCCAATCATTGATGAATCACATTTTTAAACCCAACTTGAGGAAGTTTGTTTTGGTCTTCTTTGATGATATATTAGTCTTTAGCAAGACCTTAGAAGATCATGTGGAACATTTGACGGCTGTTTTAACCATCTTACTTGCTAATCAATCATATGCAAAGCAAAGCAAGTGTGCCTTTGGCTGTGTAGAGGTGGAGTACTTAGGTCATATCATTTCAGGTCAAGGGGTCAAATTTGACACTAAGAAAACTGAAGTTATGTTACAATGGCCTATTCCAAAGTCTGTGAAGGCATTGAGGGGTTTCTTGGGGTTAACTAGATATTATAGGAAGTTTATTCAGGGTTTTGGTGTCATAGCAGCCCCTTTGAATGCTTTATTGAAGAAGGAAGCATTTCAGTGGACTTCACAAGCTGATTCTGCttttaatgctttcaaattAGCTGTTTCAAGACCTCCAGTTCTAGCTTTGCCTGACTTTTCAAAGCTGTTTGTGGTAGAATGATGCTTGTGTTGTGGGGTTAGGTGTTGTTCTTATGCAGGAAGGCCATTAGCTTTTCATAGTGAAGCCCTTAAGGGTAGATGTTTGCACCTCTTTACCTATGAGAAGGAGTTCTTGGCTGTGGTGAAGGCAGTAAAAAAAATGGAGACCTTACTTGGTAGGTAAACCTTTTGTCATCAAAACTAACCACCAAAGTTTGAAGTTTCTTCTTGAACAAAGGGTGGGTACACCTACTCAACAAAAATGGATTATGAAGCTCTTGGGATATTCTTTTGTGGTTGAGTATAAAAAGGGTAGGGACAATGAGGCTGCTGATGCTTTATCTCGAAGAATGGAAGGTGTTCTTAATTCCATGGTCTCAGTTTCTGCTGATACTGATGAAGACAGTGACTTGGGGTATGCTAACCAGAATGTGGccttagtttttaatttctttccctTGTCCTTGTTGGCTGAGCATTTTACAGGAAAGTTATCTTAATGAGCAGGAATACCAGCACTTGCTTCTTTTACCAGCAATAATCCACCTGCAGGGTTCTCTTTGCTTAATGGTATTATTTTGTACGAGTGCTCTTTCTCCTTTAAAACCTCTGGCTTTACAGCACATGCATAACTCACCGCTTGGGGGTCACTCGAGGTATCTGAAGACTCTACATAGAGtcaaacaagatttttttttggagaggtaTGAAATTAGATGTCAAGTCCCATATCAAATGTTGTGAGACATGTCAAGGAATCAAGGTGGACACATCAACCTGCTGGGTTATTACAGCCACTTCCCATTCCTGTCAAGCCTTGGGTTGACATTAGTATGGAATTTGTGGAGGTTCTTCCTAAGTCCATGGGGTATGAGGTTGTTTTTGTAGTGGTTGATAGGCTCACAAAGTATGTG
This genomic stretch from Quercus lobata isolate SW786 chromosome 3, ValleyOak3.0 Primary Assembly, whole genome shotgun sequence harbors:
- the LOC115982918 gene encoding uncharacterized protein LOC115982918, with translation MGVLDITTTEVADYLVGGTMACEDSCFDAIIEKRIPLVLTVGALDMVNFGAKDTIPSKFQQRKIHEHNKQVSLMRTTPDENKGFAEFIANKLNKSSSKICICLPQKDISALDVQGMPFYDL